Proteins encoded by one window of Streptomyces sp. ALI-76-A:
- a CDS encoding DUF1272 domain-containing protein has translation MCSYECAFCVPCGEALRGVCPNWDMNGQQGCPAREGVVMRYVASQPGGAHGMWRPNPVAPTACSCRGRAVRCGPRSPGPRCPCWPRR, from the coding sequence ATCTGCTCGTACGAGTGCGCCTTCTGCGTGCCGTGCGGTGAGGCCCTGCGGGGCGTCTGTCCGAACTGGGACATGAACGGGCAACAAGGGTGCCCGGCGCGCGAGGGGGTGGTGATGCGGTACGTGGCGTCCCAACCCGGTGGGGCCCACGGCATGTGGCGTCCCAACCCGGTGGCGCCTACGGCGTGTTCCTGCCGAGGTCGAGCCGTCCGATGCGGGCCACGTTCTCCCGGTCCTCGGTGTCCGTGCTGGCCTCGGCGGTGA
- a CDS encoding DUF4865 family protein: protein MHAMQYELTLPADYDTGIIRDRVARLGHLLDTWEGLGLKAYLLRERGRDGSPVNQYAPFYLWDTARGMNTFLWGGAFQRLSDDFGRPPVRQWTGVAYEEGGAARSPARVAVRCRRPVPDGAEWAAVMADAVRETGRLARQDGAVLAAAAVDTERWELVHFSLWEHETPAADGDVFRVLHVSAPGRARLPRGRQW from the coding sequence ATGCACGCCATGCAGTACGAGCTCACCCTGCCCGCCGACTACGACACGGGGATCATCCGGGACCGGGTGGCCCGCCTCGGGCATCTGCTCGACACCTGGGAGGGCCTCGGCCTCAAGGCCTATCTGCTGCGCGAGCGCGGGAGGGACGGCTCGCCGGTCAACCAGTACGCGCCCTTCTACCTGTGGGACACCGCGCGGGGAATGAACACCTTCCTCTGGGGCGGCGCCTTCCAGCGGCTCAGCGACGACTTCGGGCGGCCCCCGGTCCGGCAGTGGACCGGCGTGGCGTACGAGGAGGGCGGCGCCGCCCGCTCCCCTGCGCGGGTCGCGGTGCGATGCCGGCGGCCCGTGCCGGACGGCGCCGAGTGGGCGGCCGTCATGGCGGACGCCGTACGTGAGACGGGGCGGCTCGCGCGGCAGGACGGCGCGGTGCTCGCCGCGGCGGCCGTGGACACCGAGCGGTGGGAGCTGGTCCACTTCTCGCTCTGGGAGCACGAGACGCCCGCGGCCGACGGGGACGTCTTCCGGGTCCTGCACGTCTCGGCGCCGGGCCGCGCCCGGCTGCCGCGGGGCCGGCAGTGGTGA
- a CDS encoding methyltransferase — translation MTTPWGELALSRFPEDPRDRLRAWDASDEYLLRHLADEKVPLSGTVVVVGDRWGALATALAAHRPTQITDSYLTQEATRANLARNGVEPGAVDLLTTRDTPPARVDVLLVRVPKSLALLEDQLLRLAPAVHADTVVVGTGMVKDIHTSTLRLFERILGPTRTSLAERKARLVLCAPEPAPERADSPWPYSYDLPDGVGQVSGRPVVNHAGVFCADRLDIGTRFFLRHLPDTKGTRVVDLGCGNGVVGTAVALADPGAEVLFVDESFQAVASAEATYRANGAPGHAEFRVGDGLAGVPAGSVDLVLVNPPFHSHQATTDATAWRMFTGAKRALRPGGELWVIGNRHLGYHLKLRRLFGNSRLVASDPKFVVLSAVKR, via the coding sequence ATGACGACTCCCTGGGGCGAGCTGGCGCTGTCCCGTTTCCCCGAGGACCCGCGTGACCGGCTGCGTGCCTGGGACGCCTCCGACGAGTACCTGCTCCGGCATCTCGCGGACGAGAAGGTCCCCCTGTCCGGCACCGTGGTGGTGGTCGGCGACCGCTGGGGCGCGCTGGCCACGGCGCTCGCGGCACACCGGCCGACGCAGATCACCGACTCGTACCTCACCCAGGAGGCGACCCGGGCCAACCTCGCCCGCAACGGCGTCGAGCCCGGCGCGGTGGACCTGCTGACCACGCGGGACACCCCGCCCGCCCGCGTCGACGTCCTCCTGGTCAGGGTGCCCAAGAGCCTCGCGCTCCTGGAGGACCAGCTGCTGCGGCTGGCGCCCGCGGTGCACGCGGACACGGTCGTCGTCGGCACCGGAATGGTGAAGGACATCCACACCTCGACGCTCCGGCTGTTCGAGCGGATCCTCGGGCCGACCCGGACCTCGCTCGCCGAGCGGAAGGCCCGGCTCGTCCTCTGCGCGCCCGAGCCGGCACCGGAACGGGCCGACAGCCCCTGGCCGTACAGCTATGACCTGCCCGACGGCGTCGGGCAGGTCTCGGGGCGCCCGGTCGTCAATCACGCGGGCGTCTTCTGCGCCGACCGGCTCGACATCGGCACCCGGTTCTTCCTCCGGCACCTGCCGGACACGAAGGGCACGCGGGTGGTGGACCTCGGGTGCGGCAACGGCGTGGTGGGTACGGCGGTGGCGCTGGCCGACCCCGGGGCCGAGGTGCTGTTCGTGGACGAGTCGTTCCAGGCCGTGGCCTCGGCGGAGGCGACGTACCGGGCGAACGGCGCGCCCGGGCACGCCGAGTTCCGGGTCGGGGACGGGCTGGCCGGGGTACCGGCCGGGAGCGTCGACCTCGTGCTCGTCAATCCGCCGTTCCACTCGCACCAGGCGACGACCGACGCGACGGCGTGGCGGATGTTCACCGGCGCCAAGCGGGCGCTGCGTCCCGGCGGCGAGCTGTGGGTGATCGGCAACCGGCACCTCGGGTACCACCTGAAGCTGCGGCGCCTGTTCGGCAACAGCCGGCTGGTCGCCAGTGACCCGAAGTTCGTGGTGCTGAGCGCCGTCAAGAGGTAG
- a CDS encoding ABC transporter ATP-binding protein: MTAPTAPTATTGTPPAARVVDAVKVYGGGDTAVRALDGVSVDFPAGRFTAIMGPSGSGKSTLMHCAAGLDTLTSGTAHIGDTALGALDDRRLTLLRRDRVGFVFQAFNLLPTLTVAENVRLPLDLAGSEGDPEWIDTLIDVVGLRDRLHHRPAELSGGQQQRVAVARAFAGRPDVVFADEPTGNLDSRSGEEVLGLLGRAVRQTARTVVMVTHDPVAAAHADEVVFLADGRLVDRMEAPTADKVLDRLKAFEVPS, translated from the coding sequence ATGACCGCCCCCACCGCTCCCACCGCCACGACCGGCACACCGCCGGCCGCCCGGGTCGTCGACGCCGTCAAGGTGTACGGCGGCGGTGACACCGCGGTACGCGCCCTGGACGGGGTGAGCGTCGACTTCCCGGCCGGCCGCTTCACCGCGATCATGGGGCCCTCGGGCTCCGGCAAGTCCACGCTGATGCACTGCGCGGCCGGCCTCGACACCCTCACCTCGGGCACCGCCCACATCGGCGACACCGCACTGGGCGCCCTCGACGACCGCCGCCTCACCCTGCTGCGCCGCGACCGCGTCGGCTTCGTGTTCCAGGCGTTCAACCTGCTGCCGACACTGACCGTCGCCGAGAACGTCCGTCTGCCGCTGGACCTCGCGGGCAGCGAGGGCGACCCGGAGTGGATCGACACGCTGATCGACGTCGTCGGCCTGCGCGACCGCCTCCACCACCGGCCCGCCGAACTCTCCGGCGGCCAGCAGCAACGGGTCGCCGTGGCCCGGGCATTCGCCGGCCGGCCGGACGTCGTGTTCGCCGACGAGCCGACCGGCAACCTCGACTCCCGCTCCGGCGAGGAGGTCCTCGGGCTGCTCGGCCGCGCCGTACGGCAGACGGCCCGCACGGTCGTCATGGTCACCCACGACCCGGTCGCCGCCGCGCACGCCGACGAGGTCGTCTTCCTCGCCGACGGACGCCTGGTCGACCGGATGGAAGCCCCGACCGCCGACAAGGTCCTGGACCGCCTGAAAGCCTTCGAGGTGCCCTCATGA
- a CDS encoding phospholipase, translating to MHRRFATALAASTLALAAVVGTAATAEAAPADKPQVLASWTQTGASSYSAWNAARTNQSAWGAYGFDWTTDHCSSSPDNPFGFPFSTSCARHDFGYRNYKGAGTFSTHKTRLDSAFYEDLKRVCAGYTGGTRTACDSTAWTYYQAVKAFG from the coding sequence ATGCACCGCAGATTCGCCACCGCTCTCGCCGCTTCGACTCTGGCCCTGGCCGCCGTCGTCGGTACGGCCGCGACCGCCGAGGCCGCGCCCGCCGACAAGCCCCAGGTCCTCGCGAGCTGGACTCAGACCGGCGCGTCGAGCTACAGCGCCTGGAACGCCGCCCGTACGAACCAGTCCGCCTGGGGCGCGTACGGGTTCGACTGGACCACCGACCACTGCTCCTCCTCGCCGGACAACCCGTTCGGCTTCCCCTTCTCGACCTCCTGCGCGCGCCACGACTTCGGCTACCGCAACTACAAGGGTGCGGGCACCTTCAGTACCCACAAGACGCGCCTGGACAGTGCCTTCTACGAGGACCTCAAGCGCGTGTGTGCCGGCTACACCGGCGGGACGAGGACGGCCTGCGACAGCACGGCGTGGACCTACTACCAGGCGGTCAAGGCCTTCGGCTGA
- a CDS encoding glycoside hydrolase family 15 protein, producing MDGPPTTPTAQDGSGSGSGRYLPIAEHGLIGDLRSVALVGTDGTIDWYCCPSFDAPSVFASILDADKGGSFELAATVPATTKQFYFPDTNVLITRFFTEDGVGEVQDFMPVDGAAVETERHRLIRRVLCVRGSIPFRTRVAPRFDYGSEPHTVRMAGDVAVFESAKLSLGLTATVPLEVDGQDAYADFKLAEGESAVFALDQVGGEVTPRRCARTEAEEQFTTTVAYWRTWLSQSKYRGRWREMVHRSALTLKLLTYAPTGAIVAAPTTSLPEQLGGERNWDYRYVWVRDAAFCVYALLRLGFTGEAEAFMNFVTRHVSPGDGKPSGPLQIMYGIDGRTDLTERELDHLEGHRASAPVRIGNAAAEQLQLDIYGALIDSIYLYDKWAKPISSSQWDDVCALVDWVCENWDQPDEGIWETRGGRKNFLYSRLMCWVAIERGIRMANRRGLPADLNRWRECRDTIYRRIMSRGWSETRQAFVQHEDGDVLDAAVLMMPLTKFIAPTDPKWLSTLDALTHDLVSDSLVYRYDPLESPDGLRGDEGTFSICSFWYVEAMVHAGRIDEARLAFEKMLTYANHLGLYAEEISHTGEQQGNFPQAFTHLALISAAFNLDRALG from the coding sequence ATGGATGGACCACCGACCACACCGACCGCACAGGACGGGTCCGGGAGCGGGAGCGGGCGTTACCTGCCGATCGCCGAGCACGGTCTGATCGGCGACCTGCGCAGCGTGGCCCTGGTGGGCACCGACGGCACGATCGACTGGTACTGCTGCCCGTCGTTCGACGCCCCGAGCGTCTTCGCCTCGATCCTGGACGCGGACAAGGGCGGCTCCTTCGAGCTGGCGGCGACCGTGCCGGCCACGACCAAGCAGTTCTACTTCCCCGACACCAACGTGCTGATCACCCGGTTCTTCACCGAGGACGGTGTCGGCGAGGTGCAGGACTTCATGCCGGTCGACGGGGCCGCGGTGGAGACCGAACGCCACCGGCTGATCCGGCGGGTGCTGTGCGTACGCGGTTCCATCCCGTTCCGTACCCGCGTGGCGCCGCGTTTCGACTACGGCAGTGAGCCGCACACCGTGCGCATGGCCGGTGACGTCGCGGTGTTCGAGTCCGCCAAGCTGTCGTTGGGGCTGACCGCGACCGTGCCGCTGGAGGTCGACGGCCAGGACGCGTACGCCGACTTCAAGCTGGCCGAGGGCGAGTCGGCGGTGTTCGCGCTGGACCAGGTGGGCGGCGAGGTGACACCCCGCCGATGCGCGCGGACGGAGGCCGAGGAGCAGTTCACCACCACGGTGGCGTACTGGCGGACCTGGCTGTCCCAGTCCAAGTACCGTGGCCGCTGGCGGGAGATGGTGCACCGTTCGGCCCTCACGCTGAAGCTGCTGACCTACGCGCCGACCGGCGCGATCGTGGCGGCGCCGACGACGAGCCTGCCCGAGCAGCTCGGCGGCGAGCGCAACTGGGACTACCGGTACGTGTGGGTGCGGGACGCCGCCTTCTGTGTGTACGCGCTGCTGCGGCTGGGCTTCACCGGTGAGGCCGAGGCGTTCATGAACTTCGTGACCCGGCACGTCAGTCCGGGTGACGGCAAGCCGTCGGGCCCGCTCCAGATCATGTACGGCATCGACGGCCGCACCGATCTGACGGAGCGTGAACTCGACCATCTGGAGGGGCACCGGGCCTCCGCGCCGGTGCGGATCGGCAACGCGGCGGCCGAGCAGCTCCAGCTCGACATCTACGGCGCGCTGATCGACTCGATCTACCTCTACGACAAATGGGCCAAGCCCATCTCCAGCAGCCAGTGGGACGACGTGTGCGCGCTGGTGGACTGGGTGTGCGAGAACTGGGACCAGCCCGACGAGGGCATCTGGGAGACCCGCGGGGGCCGCAAGAACTTCCTGTACTCGCGGCTGATGTGCTGGGTGGCGATCGAGCGCGGGATCCGGATGGCCAACCGTCGCGGGCTGCCCGCCGACCTGAACCGCTGGCGGGAGTGCCGCGACACCATCTACCGGCGGATCATGAGCCGGGGCTGGTCGGAGACGCGCCAGGCGTTCGTGCAGCACGAGGACGGTGACGTGCTCGACGCGGCGGTGCTGATGATGCCGCTGACGAAGTTCATCGCGCCCACCGACCCCAAGTGGCTGTCCACGCTGGACGCCCTCACCCACGACCTGGTGTCCGACTCGCTGGTCTACCGCTACGACCCGCTGGAGAGTCCCGACGGGCTGCGCGGCGACGAGGGTACGTTCTCCATCTGCTCGTTCTGGTACGTCGAGGCCATGGTGCACGCCGGGCGGATCGACGAGGCGCGGCTGGCGTTCGAGAAGATGCTCACCTACGCCAACCATCTCGGCCTGTACGCCGAGGAGATCAGCCACACCGGCGAGCAACAGGGCAACTTCCCGCAGGCGTTCACCCATCTCGCCCTGATCAGCGCGGCCTTCAACCTGGACCGTGCCCTCGGCTGA
- a CDS encoding PmoA family protein, whose product MSIRVSHVHGEHIAVEAADGTEILRYVYRPDPEAFESRKPYAHPVRTLAGRTVTGYRPNDHRWHKGLQMTASHLSGQNFWGGNCYVHGQGYLPLPERVGSMRHDGFPAFRADEDRLAVTEALTWVENGGAEWAREERGLTVHSVDQEAGAWTLDWSIRLTNVRDQPLAFGSPTTAGREMAGYTGLQWRGPRDFTGGTVFGPDIDGGAGADAGKLMGTQGPWLAFTAEHDDVDGHSTLVFAHAPENLDEQRAIHESHWFVRSEPIPTVAFSWAFFEEFELPPGESFSYRYRVVLADGAWDRDRVAAYLEGLPW is encoded by the coding sequence ATGAGCATCCGCGTCAGCCACGTCCACGGCGAGCACATCGCGGTCGAGGCCGCGGACGGCACCGAGATCCTCCGTTACGTCTACCGCCCCGACCCCGAGGCCTTCGAGTCGCGCAAGCCCTACGCCCATCCGGTGCGCACGCTCGCCGGGCGCACGGTGACCGGTTACCGCCCGAACGACCACCGCTGGCACAAGGGCCTGCAGATGACGGCGAGTCACCTCTCCGGCCAGAACTTCTGGGGCGGCAACTGCTATGTCCACGGCCAGGGTTACCTCCCCCTGCCGGAGCGGGTCGGCTCGATGCGGCACGACGGCTTCCCCGCGTTCAGGGCCGACGAGGACCGGCTCGCCGTCACCGAGGCGCTGACCTGGGTGGAGAACGGCGGCGCCGAATGGGCGCGCGAGGAGCGCGGCCTCACCGTCCACTCGGTGGACCAGGAGGCCGGCGCCTGGACGCTGGACTGGTCGATCCGTCTCACCAACGTCCGTGACCAGCCCCTGGCCTTCGGCTCCCCGACCACCGCGGGCCGCGAGATGGCCGGTTACACGGGCTTGCAGTGGCGTGGCCCACGGGACTTCACCGGCGGCACCGTCTTCGGCCCGGACATCGACGGGGGAGCGGGCGCGGACGCGGGCAAGCTGATGGGCACCCAGGGCCCGTGGCTCGCCTTCACGGCGGAGCACGACGACGTCGACGGGCACTCCACCCTCGTCTTCGCCCACGCGCCGGAGAACCTCGACGAACAGCGCGCGATCCACGAGTCGCACTGGTTCGTCCGGTCCGAGCCGATCCCCACGGTCGCCTTCTCCTGGGCGTTCTTCGAGGAGTTCGAGCTGCCGCCGGGCGAGTCCTTCTCCTACCGCTACCGGGTCGTCCTCGCCGACGGCGCCTGGGACCGGGACCGCGTCGCCGCGTACCTGGAGGGCCTGCCGTGGTGA
- a CDS encoding TetR/AcrR family transcriptional regulator, giving the protein MYSSCVSTSDRLIESTRDLLWERGYVGTSPKAILERAEAGQGSMYHHFKGKHDLALAAIRRSAEELRAAAEEVLGGPGTPYERVAAYLRRERDVLRGCPIGRLTMDPDVVASDALRAPVDETLDWLRERIAGIVEEGREQGQFAPSLDGEEIAALVVSTVQGGYVLARASGSSAAFDTGVRGLLSLLAPRSDPPAP; this is encoded by the coding sequence ATGTACAGTAGCTGCGTGAGCACCTCGGACCGGTTGATCGAGTCCACCCGTGACCTGCTGTGGGAGCGCGGCTATGTGGGCACCAGCCCCAAGGCCATCCTGGAGCGCGCTGAGGCCGGGCAGGGCAGCATGTACCACCACTTCAAGGGCAAACACGATCTCGCGCTGGCCGCGATCCGGCGCTCGGCCGAGGAGCTGCGGGCCGCCGCCGAGGAAGTACTCGGCGGGCCGGGCACGCCGTACGAGCGCGTCGCGGCGTATCTGCGGCGTGAGCGGGACGTACTGCGGGGCTGTCCGATCGGGCGGCTGACGATGGACCCGGACGTCGTGGCCAGTGACGCGTTGCGCGCGCCGGTGGACGAGACGCTCGACTGGCTCCGCGAGCGGATCGCCGGAATCGTCGAGGAGGGCAGGGAACAGGGCCAGTTCGCCCCCTCCCTGGACGGTGAGGAGATCGCCGCACTCGTCGTGTCCACCGTCCAGGGCGGCTACGTCCTCGCCCGCGCGTCGGGTTCGTCCGCCGCCTTCGACACGGGCGTGCGGGGCCTGCTCTCGCTGCTCGCTCCGCGAAGCGATCCCCCGGCGCCGTGA
- a CDS encoding cupin, with translation MVSEPGPALPHPLPGAVGLSHLSAYDWEAADGVCGGSPHLHLVCTEAYVVTGGRGAVQTLSPDGYRDIPLEAGSVAWFTPGTVHRMVQGGDLRITVLMQNSGLPEAGDAVFTFPAEVLADPDTYAAAAALPPGTGKDAAAAARRRRDLAVEGYLVLREALVAGDNGPYLEFQRAAARLVRAKVPTWRELWRAGALATAERTGAQLDALADGDPAHLGEATAYEAAPTRLGGFGMCGRRDEYSLPGTTLPYRGA, from the coding sequence GTGGTGAGCGAGCCCGGGCCGGCCCTCCCGCATCCGCTGCCCGGCGCCGTCGGCCTCTCCCACCTGAGCGCCTACGACTGGGAGGCCGCCGACGGCGTGTGCGGCGGCAGCCCGCACCTGCACCTGGTGTGCACGGAGGCGTACGTCGTCACCGGCGGCCGGGGCGCGGTGCAGACGCTGAGCCCCGACGGCTACCGGGACATCCCCCTGGAGGCGGGCTCGGTCGCATGGTTCACCCCGGGGACGGTGCACCGCATGGTGCAGGGCGGCGACCTGCGGATCACGGTGCTGATGCAGAACAGCGGCCTGCCCGAGGCCGGGGACGCCGTCTTCACCTTCCCGGCCGAGGTGCTCGCCGACCCCGACACGTACGCGGCGGCGGCGGCCCTCCCGCCCGGCACGGGCAAGGACGCGGCGGCGGCGGCTCGCCGGCGCCGGGACCTCGCCGTCGAGGGCTACCTCGTCCTGCGCGAGGCTCTGGTCGCCGGCGACAACGGCCCGTACCTGGAGTTCCAGCGGGCCGCCGCCCGGCTGGTACGCGCCAAGGTGCCCACCTGGCGCGAGCTGTGGCGGGCCGGCGCGCTGGCCACCGCCGAACGCACCGGCGCCCAGCTGGACGCGCTGGCCGACGGCGACCCGGCCCACCTCGGCGAGGCGACGGCGTACGAGGCGGCCCCCACCCGGCTGGGCGGCTTCGGGATGTGCGGCAGGCGGGACGAGTACAGCCTGCCGGGGACGACGCTGCCGTACCGGGGCGCGTGA
- a CDS encoding ROK family protein: MSGKADPRTAGEGTTSRARLDRGRGALGPALELVHTGRAPTRAVLTAELGVTRATAGAVAAELEALGLIRVDARPGAAAGSQGRPSHRLAVAEGGPVVLAAQVHADGFRAALVGLGGRIVATAPGCETVDADPAKVLVSVVEAGAELLRTTGRRCVGAGLAVPSAVAEPDGLALNPLHLAWPVGAPVRRIFEECVRAAGITGPAFAGNDVNLMALAEHRHGAGRGARDLLCVATGHRGVGGALVLDGRLHTGSSGLALEVGHLTVHPEGRPCHCGSRGCLDVEADPLAFLTAAGRDPGPEVSLLQQANDLILDHYADPSVRAAAGALIDRLGLGLAGLVNILNPDRIILGGLHRTLLDADPGRLRAVVADRSLWGQSGGVPILPCTLDHNSLVGAAELAWQPVLDDPLGALS, encoded by the coding sequence ATGAGCGGGAAGGCGGACCCCCGGACGGCGGGGGAAGGGACCACGTCCAGGGCACGGTTGGACCGGGGGCGGGGTGCGCTCGGTCCCGCCCTGGAACTCGTGCACACCGGACGCGCCCCGACCCGCGCCGTGCTCACCGCCGAGCTGGGCGTGACCCGGGCCACGGCGGGCGCGGTCGCCGCCGAACTGGAGGCGCTCGGGCTGATCCGGGTGGACGCCCGGCCCGGCGCGGCGGCCGGCTCCCAGGGGCGGCCCTCGCACCGGCTCGCGGTCGCCGAGGGCGGGCCCGTCGTCCTCGCGGCGCAGGTGCACGCCGACGGGTTCCGGGCGGCCCTGGTGGGGCTGGGCGGCCGGATCGTCGCCACCGCCCCCGGCTGCGAGACGGTGGACGCCGACCCGGCAAAGGTCCTGGTGTCGGTCGTGGAAGCCGGGGCGGAACTGCTGCGTACCACCGGACGCCGATGCGTCGGCGCCGGCCTCGCCGTGCCGTCCGCGGTCGCCGAACCGGACGGGCTCGCGCTGAACCCGCTGCACCTGGCCTGGCCGGTGGGCGCCCCGGTGCGCCGCATCTTCGAGGAGTGCGTGCGCGCGGCCGGCATCACCGGACCGGCGTTCGCGGGCAACGACGTCAACCTCATGGCGCTCGCCGAGCACCGGCACGGCGCGGGCCGCGGCGCCCGGGACCTGCTGTGCGTGGCCACCGGACACCGGGGCGTGGGCGGGGCGCTGGTGCTCGACGGGCGCCTGCACACCGGCAGTTCGGGCCTGGCGCTGGAAGTCGGTCACCTCACCGTCCACCCCGAGGGCCGACCCTGCCACTGCGGCAGCCGCGGCTGTCTGGACGTCGAGGCGGACCCGCTGGCCTTCCTCACGGCCGCCGGCCGCGACCCGGGTCCGGAGGTCTCCCTGCTCCAGCAGGCCAACGACCTGATCCTCGACCACTACGCCGACCCGTCCGTCCGGGCGGCCGCCGGGGCCCTCATCGACCGGCTCGGCCTCGGCCTCGCGGGACTGGTGAACATCCTCAACCCGGACCGCATCATCCTCGGCGGCCTGCACCGCACCCTGCTCGACGCGGACCCGGGCCGGCTGCGCGCGGTCGTCGCCGACCGGAGCCTGTGGGGGCAGAGCGGCGGCGTCCCCATCCTGCCGTGCACCCTCGACCACAACAGCCTGGTCGGCGCGGCGGAACTGGCCTGGCAGCCGGTCCTGGACGATCCGCTGGGCGCGCTGTCCTGA
- a CDS encoding SHOCT domain-containing protein, translating into MQTLAHFGDGGPGPWILFFPLIWAAVVIGGITFLRRTAGRGRGGPWRRSVADDHSPLTVLGHRFASGEIDEDEYWRRLSVLDERFGPAGKGGAA; encoded by the coding sequence ATGCAGACCCTGGCGCACTTCGGCGACGGCGGCCCCGGCCCGTGGATCCTGTTCTTCCCCCTCATCTGGGCGGCCGTCGTGATCGGCGGCATCACCTTCCTGCGCCGCACCGCGGGGCGCGGTCGCGGCGGCCCCTGGCGGCGCTCCGTCGCCGACGACCACTCGCCCCTCACCGTGCTCGGCCACCGCTTCGCCTCCGGCGAGATCGACGAGGACGAGTACTGGCGCCGGCTGTCCGTCCTGGACGAGCGGTTCGGCCCCGCGGGCAAGGGCGGTGCGGCATGA
- a CDS encoding RpiB/LacA/LacB family sugar-phosphate isomerase, protein MRIAVSSDMDEPVARTLVEELRTRGHEVIAHGALNPGADPRWAVCSEAAAREVAAGRADQAVVCCWTGTGASIAANKVPGVRAALCTDAGTADGARRWNDANVLALSLRLTSGPLLKEILDAWFTAEASTDTEDRENVARIGRLDLGRNTP, encoded by the coding sequence ATGCGGATCGCCGTCTCCTCGGACATGGACGAACCCGTGGCGCGCACCCTCGTGGAGGAACTGCGGACCCGCGGCCACGAGGTCATCGCGCACGGAGCGCTGAACCCGGGTGCCGACCCCCGGTGGGCCGTCTGCTCCGAGGCCGCGGCCCGTGAGGTCGCCGCCGGGAGGGCCGACCAGGCCGTCGTGTGCTGCTGGACGGGTACCGGCGCCTCGATCGCCGCGAACAAGGTGCCCGGCGTCCGCGCGGCCCTGTGCACGGACGCCGGCACGGCCGACGGCGCCCGCCGCTGGAACGACGCCAACGTCCTCGCCCTCAGTCTCCGCCTGACCTCCGGCCCGCTGCTCAAGGAGATCCTCGACGCCTGGTTCACCGCCGAGGCCAGCACGGACACCGAGGACCGGGAGAACGTGGCCCGCATCGGACGGCTCGACCTCGGCAGGAACACGCCGTAG
- a CDS encoding alpha-ketoglutarate-dependent dioxygenase AlkB yields MDTELFPRERTEVAPGAVHVPDWLDPARQRDLVQACREWSRPPAGLRTVRTPGGGTMTARQVCLGWHWHPYAYARTVVDGDGAPVKPFPSWLGELGRRAVSDALGPAWAATAGYDIALINYYDGDARMGMHRDSDEKSDAPVVSLSLGDTCVFRFGNTETRTRPYTDVELRSGDLFVFGGPSRLAFHGVPRVHAGSAPPESGLTGRLNITLRVSGL; encoded by the coding sequence ATGGACACCGAACTGTTCCCCCGGGAGCGGACGGAGGTGGCGCCGGGCGCGGTGCACGTCCCGGACTGGCTGGACCCGGCCCGCCAGCGCGACCTGGTGCAGGCCTGCCGGGAGTGGTCCCGCCCGCCGGCCGGGTTGCGCACGGTCCGCACCCCCGGCGGCGGCACGATGACCGCCCGCCAGGTCTGCCTGGGCTGGCACTGGCATCCGTACGCCTACGCCCGCACGGTCGTCGACGGTGACGGCGCCCCGGTGAAACCGTTCCCGAGCTGGCTGGGGGAGCTGGGCCGCCGCGCGGTGAGCGACGCGCTCGGTCCGGCGTGGGCCGCGACCGCCGGGTACGACATCGCGCTGATCAACTACTACGACGGCGACGCCCGCATGGGCATGCACCGCGACAGCGACGAGAAGTCGGACGCCCCGGTGGTGTCCCTGAGCCTCGGCGACACCTGCGTCTTCCGCTTCGGCAACACCGAGACCCGTACCCGGCCGTACACCGACGTGGAACTGCGCAGCGGTGACCTGTTCGTCTTCGGCGGTCCGTCCCGGCTCGCGTTCCACGGCGTACCGCGGGTGCACGCGGGCAGCGCGCCGCCGGAGTCGGGGCTGACAGGGCGCCTGAACATCACGCTCCGGGTCAGTGGCCTGTAG